The following are from one region of the Quercus robur chromosome 1, dhQueRobu3.1, whole genome shotgun sequence genome:
- the LOC126724996 gene encoding aluminum-activated malate transporter 2-like, translating into MEIDSPASHEKASLFSRVWWWFEALPKRLTAKVIETASNTKRLAQDDTRRVTHSIKVGLALSLVSLFYYYQPLYDNFGVSAMWAVMTVVVVFEFSVGATLGKGLNRALATLLAGALGLGAHHLANLFGHIGEPILLGLFVFIQAAISTFVRFFPKIKARYDYGLLIFILTFSLISVSGFRDAEILELAQKRLSTILIGGSSCVIISILVRPVWAGEDLHNLIALNMEKLANFLEHPSVLEYFKKSENGDSNDDKSFLQGYKSVLNSKSNEESLANFARWEPCHGQFHFRHPWKQYLTIGTRTRECAYRIDALSGHLNSDIQAKPEICSKIQEACTTMSLESGKCLRELACGVRAMTHPSSAKPHISKAKIAAKKLKLFLKSSLWEQDADLLAVIPSVTLASLLIDIVNCTEKIADSVLELASLAHFESVDPTVSPVKSQVGQGEPDKPLTEIAFPQVVIIVDGSENENPPEPLTNRHIEM; encoded by the exons ATGGAGATAGATAGTCCTGCAAGCCATGAGAAAGCAAGTCTGTTCTCTCGTGTGTGGTGGTGGTTCGAGGCCTTGCCTAAGAGGTTGACAGCCAAGGTGATTGAGACTGCTAGTAACACAAAAAGACTTGCCCAAGATGACACAAGAAGAGTAACTCATTCGATAAAAGTGGGACTTGCACTCTCCTTAGTTTCATTATTCTACTACTATCAACCGCTCTATGACAATTTTGGTGTCTCAGCAATGTGGGCTGTAATGACTGTGGTTGTCGTCTTTGAATTCTCTGTGG GAGCCACTCTTGGAAAAGGTTTAAATAGGGCATTGGCAACATTACTAGCGGGTGCTTTAGGACTTGGAGCACACCACTTAGCTAACCTATTTGGACACATAGGTGAGCCCATTTTACTTGGGCTCTTTGTATTCATACAAG CTGCTATATCAACATTTGTACGGTTTTTCCCAAAAATCAAGGCCAGATATGATTATGGGTTGCTGATATTCATATTGACATTCTCCTTGATATCTGTGTCTGGTTTTCGAGATGCTGAGATATTAGAGTTGGCGCAGAAGAGGCTATCAACCATTCTCATAGGTGGCTCAAGCTGTGTGATTATCTCCATTTTGGTTCGCCCTGTTTGGGCGGGTGAAGATCTTCACAATCTCATTGCTCTCAACATGGAAAAGCTAGCCAACTTCTTAGAACATCCATCTGTATTAG AATACTTCAAAAAATCAGAGAATGGAGACTCTAATGACGACAAGTCGTTTCTGCAAGGATACAAAAGTGTTCTCAATTCGAAAAGTAACGAAGAATCTTTG GCAAATTTTGCAAGATGGGAACCATGTCATGGCCAGTTCCATTTTCGCCATCCATGGAAACAATACCTTACAATTGGAACCCGAACTCGCGAATGTGCATACCGAATTGATGCGCTCAGTGGCCACCTCAACTCCGATATTCAA GCAAAGCCAGAAATTTGCAGTAAAATCCAGGAGGCATGCACAACAATGAGCTTGGAAAGTGGCAAATGCCTAAGAGAATTAGCATGTGGAGTGAGAGCAATGACTCACCCATCATCGGCAAAACCCCATATTTCAAAAGCTAAAATTGCAGCCAAGAAACTCAAATTGTTTCTCAAGTCAAGCTTATGGGAACAAGATGCTGACCTCTTAGCAGTGATACCAAGTGTCACTCTGGCTTCACTTCTAATTGATATTGTCAACTGCACAGAGAAAATCGCTGATTCTGTGCTTGAGCTTGCCTCCTTAGCACATTTTGAGAGTGTAGACCCTACTGTATCCCCAGTAAAATCGCAAGTGGGACAAGGGGAACCAGATAAACCGCTCACTGAGATTGCTTTCCCTCAAGTTGTTATAATAGTTGATGGGTCAGAAAATGAAAATCCTCCGGAACCCTTGACTAATAGACACATTgaaatgtaa